Proteins co-encoded in one Enterobacter sp. R4-368 genomic window:
- the arnC gene encoding undecaprenyl-phosphate 4-deoxy-4-formamido-L-arabinose transferase, translating to MFNLPPVEKVSVVIPVYNEQESLPELIRRTTESCDVLGIDYEILLVDDGSSDNSALMLSEAAEQPGSHVVAVLLNRNYGQHSAIMAGFSHVTGDLIITLDADLQNPPEEIPRLVAKANEGYDVVGTVRQNRQDSLFRKMASRTINRLIQRTTGKAMGDYGCMLRAYRRHIVDAMLHCHERSTFIPILANTFARRAVEIPVQHAEREFGDSKYSFMRLINLMYDLVTCLTTTPLRLLSVFGSVIAVLGFSLAVLLVVLRLAFGPQWAGEGVFMLFAILFTFIGAQFIGMGLLGEYIGRIYNDVRARPRYFIQRVVRQENDVSQEEKNQ from the coding sequence ATGTTTAATTTACCGCCTGTAGAAAAAGTTTCTGTGGTGATCCCGGTCTACAACGAGCAAGAGAGCTTGCCGGAGTTGATTCGCCGCACCACCGAAAGCTGCGATGTACTGGGCATCGATTACGAAATTTTGCTGGTGGATGACGGCAGTAGCGATAACTCTGCGCTGATGTTAAGTGAAGCGGCAGAACAACCCGGCAGCCACGTTGTCGCGGTGCTGCTGAACCGCAACTACGGTCAGCACTCGGCGATTATGGCCGGATTCAGCCATGTCACCGGTGATTTGATCATCACGCTGGATGCCGATTTGCAAAACCCGCCGGAGGAGATCCCGCGTCTGGTGGCGAAAGCCAATGAGGGGTATGACGTGGTGGGCACGGTGCGGCAAAACCGCCAGGACAGCCTGTTTCGTAAAATGGCCTCGCGCACCATCAACCGTCTGATCCAGCGCACCACCGGTAAAGCGATGGGCGATTACGGCTGCATGTTGCGTGCGTACCGCCGCCATATTGTTGATGCCATGCTGCACTGCCATGAGCGCAGCACTTTTATCCCGATCCTCGCCAATACCTTTGCCCGTCGCGCGGTGGAGATCCCCGTGCAACACGCGGAACGCGAGTTTGGCGATTCCAAATACAGCTTTATGCGCCTGATTAACCTGATGTACGACCTGGTGACCTGCCTGACCACCACGCCGCTGCGCTTGCTGAGCGTGTTTGGCAGCGTGATCGCCGTGTTGGGCTTTTCGCTCGCCGTGCTGCTGGTGGTGCTGCGTCTGGCGTTTGGCCCGCAGTGGGCGGGAGAAGGGGTGTTTATGCTCTTCGCCATCCTCTTCACCTTTATTGGCGCGCAGTTTATCGGCATGGGGCTACTTGGGGAGTATATCGGGCGCATCTATAACGATGTTCGCGCGCGTCCCCGCTACTTTATTCAACGTGTTGTTCGTCAGGAAAATGACGTTTCGCAAGAGGAAAAAAATCAATGA
- the arnB gene encoding UDP-4-amino-4-deoxy-L-arabinose aminotransferase codes for MSDFLPFSRPSMGDEEFAAIQQVLASGWITTGPKNQALEEAFCTLTGNRHAIAVSSATGGMHVTLMALGIGAGDEVITPSLTWVSTLNMIVLLGATPVMIDVDKETLMVTPEAIEAAITPRTKAIIPVHYAGAPADIDAIRALGEKHGIPVIEDAAHAAGTYYKGQHVGSRGTAIFSFHAIKNMTCAEGGLVVTDDEQLANRIRSLKFHGLGVDAYDRQTHGRAPQAEVISPGFKYNLADINAAIALVQLGKLPAANARRQEIAQRYLQELADTPFQPLALPSWSHQHAWHLFIIRVDEQRCGISRDALMETLKAQGIGTGLHFRAAHTQKYYRERFPLSLPNTEWNSARICSLPLFPDMTHDDTTRVIHALRNIAGR; via the coding sequence ATGAGTGATTTTTTACCGTTCTCACGCCCGTCAATGGGGGATGAAGAGTTCGCAGCCATTCAGCAAGTGCTGGCATCCGGCTGGATCACGACCGGCCCCAAAAATCAGGCGCTTGAAGAGGCTTTTTGTACACTGACGGGCAACCGCCACGCCATTGCCGTTAGCTCGGCGACGGGTGGCATGCACGTCACCCTGATGGCACTCGGTATTGGCGCCGGGGATGAAGTGATTACCCCGTCGCTGACCTGGGTTTCCACCCTCAATATGATTGTGCTGCTCGGTGCGACGCCGGTGATGATCGATGTCGATAAAGAGACATTGATGGTCACGCCGGAAGCTATCGAAGCGGCTATCACGCCGCGTACCAAAGCGATTATCCCGGTGCATTACGCCGGTGCACCGGCGGATATCGACGCCATTCGCGCGCTTGGCGAGAAGCACGGCATTCCGGTGATTGAAGATGCTGCTCACGCCGCCGGAACGTACTACAAAGGCCAGCATGTTGGCTCACGCGGCACCGCTATTTTCTCCTTCCACGCCATTAAAAATATGACCTGCGCGGAAGGTGGGCTGGTGGTGACGGATGACGAACAACTGGCGAACCGCATTCGCAGCCTGAAGTTCCACGGCCTGGGCGTCGATGCTTACGACCGTCAGACTCACGGCCGCGCCCCGCAGGCCGAAGTGATCTCCCCAGGGTTTAAATACAATCTTGCAGATATCAACGCGGCGATTGCGCTGGTGCAACTTGGCAAACTGCCCGCCGCTAATGCCCGCCGCCAGGAGATCGCCCAGCGTTATTTGCAGGAACTGGCGGATACGCCGTTTCAGCCGCTGGCCTTGCCGTCATGGTCGCACCAGCACGCCTGGCACCTGTTTATTATTCGCGTCGATGAGCAACGTTGCGGTATCTCCCGCGACGCATTGATGGAAACCCTGAAAGCGCAAGGCATTGGCACCGGCCTGCATTTTCGCGCGGCCCATACGCAGAAGTATTACCGCGAACGCTTCCCCCTCTCTTTACCCAATACGGAGTGGAACAGTGCGCGTATCTGTTCGCTACCGCTTTTCCCGGATATGACCCATGACGACACAACCCGCGTCATTCACGCGCTCCGCAACATTGCAGGGCGCTGA
- a CDS encoding phenolic acid decarboxylase, which translates to MSTFDKHDLSGFVGKHLVYTYDNGWNYEIYVKNATTLDYRIHSGIVANRWVKNQQAYIVRVGESIYKISWTEPTGTDVSLIVNLGDRLFHGTIFFPRWVINNPEKTVCFQNDHIPLMECYRAAGPAYPTEVIDEFATITFVRDCGENNDSVINCAASELPANFPQNLS; encoded by the coding sequence ATGAGCACCTTTGATAAACATGATTTGAGCGGTTTCGTCGGCAAACATCTGGTTTATACCTACGATAATGGCTGGAACTACGAGATTTATGTGAAAAACGCCACGACGCTCGATTACCGGATCCACAGCGGTATCGTGGCGAACCGTTGGGTGAAAAATCAGCAGGCCTACATTGTTCGCGTTGGCGAAAGTATCTATAAAATTTCCTGGACCGAACCGACCGGCACCGATGTCAGCCTGATTGTGAACCTTGGGGATCGCTTGTTCCACGGCACCATTTTCTTCCCGCGCTGGGTTATCAATAATCCGGAAAAAACCGTCTGCTTCCAGAACGATCACATTCCGTTGATGGAGTGTTATCGTGCGGCTGGTCCGGCTTACCCTACTGAAGTGATCGATGAGTTCGCGACCATTACGTTTGTGCGTGATTGCGGCGAAAATAATGACAGCGTGATTAACTGCGCTGCCAGTGAATTACCGGCCAACTTCCCGCAGAATTTGTCATAA
- a CDS encoding LysR family transcriptional regulator, which translates to MHKTTLEQWTLLQKVVELGSFAKAAEETHRSQSSVSYNLALLQERLGVALLVQEGRRAVLTPAGELLLNQVKPLLKAFDWVETRAATLRNGMRTRLDLVVDSIFPRARLFAILRQFQQRYPQTQVRLTEVLETASSELPVHAQADVMILTRRQDMTGRGEWLMNIDFVAVAHRDHPLCAAEQVSEEMLASWPLIRIAESDHRQSPVAQESWTFSTIDAAVEAVLYQVGYGWLPEERIQPLLDSGVLKTLPLSHGTRRATPLHLIVKKDLAPLDEQVEMLLQLFKG; encoded by the coding sequence ATGCACAAGACGACGCTGGAACAATGGACGCTGCTGCAAAAGGTGGTGGAGCTGGGGAGCTTTGCGAAAGCGGCGGAAGAGACGCATCGCAGCCAGTCATCGGTCAGTTACAACCTGGCGCTGTTGCAGGAGCGGCTCGGCGTTGCCCTGCTGGTACAGGAAGGGCGGCGCGCGGTGCTTACCCCGGCGGGTGAGTTGCTGCTCAACCAGGTAAAACCGTTGCTCAAGGCATTCGATTGGGTAGAAACCCGCGCCGCCACGCTGCGCAATGGCATGCGCACGCGGCTTGATTTAGTGGTCGACAGCATTTTCCCCCGCGCGCGGCTGTTTGCCATTTTGCGCCAGTTTCAGCAGCGTTATCCGCAAACGCAGGTGCGGCTGACCGAAGTGCTGGAGACCGCCTCCAGCGAGTTGCCGGTGCATGCGCAAGCGGATGTGATGATACTGACTCGCCGCCAGGATATGACCGGGCGCGGCGAATGGCTGATGAACATTGATTTTGTCGCCGTGGCGCACCGCGATCACCCGCTGTGCGCGGCGGAACAGGTAAGCGAAGAGATGCTCGCCAGCTGGCCGCTGATCCGCATTGCCGAAAGCGACCATCGCCAAAGCCCGGTGGCGCAGGAGTCGTGGACATTTTCCACCATCGATGCGGCGGTGGAAGCTGTGCTGTATCAGGTGGGTTACGGCTGGCTGCCGGAGGAGCGTATCCAGCCCTTACTTGACAGTGGCGTACTCAAAACGCTGCCGCTCAGCCACGGTACGCGCCGCGCCACACCGCTGCACCTGATTGTGAAAAAAGACCTCGCGCCGCTTGATGAGCAGGTAGAAATGCTGCTGCAACTGTTTAAGGGATAG
- the nikA gene encoding nickel ABC transporter substrate-binding protein: protein MSFYRQAGALLLLCASFAVFAAQNTLTTAWPVNVGPLNPHLYTPNQIFAQSMVYEPLVKYQADGSVKPWLATSWTHSEDGKTWVFTLRDGVTFSNGEPFDAAAAAENFRAVLDNRQRHAWLELANQITDVKALSPKQLQITLKSAYYPFLQELALPRPFRFIAPSQFKDHETLNGIKAPIGTGPWVLQESKLNQYDVLVRNEHYWGAKPAAGKIIVKVIPDPTSRAVAFETGDIDLLYGNEGLLPLDTFARFSQNPAWRTQLSAPMETVMLALNSTHAPTNELAVREALNYAVDKKTLVDGALYGTQQVADTLFAPSVPYANIGLKPRQYDPAQARALLDKAGWLLPAGKTIREKAGQPLHIELAYIGTDALSKSMAEIIQANFRQIGVDVALIGEEESSIYARQRDGRFGMIFNRTWGAPYDPHAFMSSMRVPSHADYQAQLGLPDKAIIDKEIGEVLTTSDDSARQALYRDILTRLHNDAVYLPISYISMMVVAKPQLGTIPFAPIASEIPFDQITPDAAP, encoded by the coding sequence GTGTCTTTCTATCGTCAGGCTGGCGCTCTGCTTCTGCTCTGCGCATCCTTTGCCGTTTTCGCGGCACAAAACACCCTAACCACCGCCTGGCCGGTGAATGTTGGCCCACTCAACCCGCATCTTTACACGCCAAACCAGATTTTCGCGCAAAGCATGGTGTATGAACCGCTGGTGAAATACCAGGCCGACGGCAGCGTGAAACCCTGGCTGGCGACAAGCTGGACACACTCGGAGGATGGCAAAACCTGGGTCTTCACCCTGCGCGACGGGGTGACGTTTTCCAACGGCGAACCGTTTGACGCCGCCGCCGCCGCGGAGAACTTCCGCGCCGTGCTGGATAACCGCCAGCGCCACGCCTGGCTTGAGCTTGCCAACCAAATCACCGACGTCAAAGCCCTAAGCCCCAAGCAGTTACAAATCACTCTGAAAAGCGCCTACTACCCTTTCCTGCAAGAACTCGCCCTGCCCCGCCCGTTCCGCTTTATCGCCCCGTCGCAGTTTAAAGACCATGAAACACTGAACGGGATTAAAGCGCCCATCGGCACCGGCCCGTGGGTGTTACAGGAATCAAAGCTGAACCAGTACGACGTGCTGGTACGGAATGAACACTACTGGGGCGCGAAACCGGCAGCTGGCAAAATTATCGTCAAAGTGATCCCAGACCCGACCAGCCGCGCGGTGGCATTTGAAACCGGCGATATCGATCTGCTTTACGGCAACGAAGGTTTACTGCCGCTGGATACGTTTGCCCGTTTCAGCCAGAACCCCGCCTGGCGCACCCAGCTCTCTGCACCAATGGAGACAGTGATGCTGGCGCTGAACTCCACGCATGCGCCAACCAATGAGTTAGCCGTGCGCGAAGCGCTGAACTACGCGGTGGATAAGAAAACGCTGGTCGATGGCGCACTGTATGGCACGCAGCAGGTTGCCGACACGCTGTTCGCCCCTTCCGTGCCGTATGCCAATATCGGCCTGAAACCGCGCCAGTACGATCCGGCGCAGGCGCGCGCGCTGCTGGATAAAGCGGGCTGGCTGCTGCCCGCCGGAAAAACCATCCGCGAAAAAGCAGGCCAGCCACTGCATATTGAGCTGGCCTATATCGGCACCGATGCGCTGAGTAAGTCGATGGCCGAAATCATTCAGGCCAACTTCCGCCAGATTGGCGTAGATGTCGCCCTGATCGGCGAGGAAGAGAGCAGTATTTATGCCCGTCAGCGCGATGGCCGTTTCGGCATGATTTTCAACCGCACCTGGGGCGCACCGTACGATCCGCATGCGTTTATGAGTTCAATGCGCGTGCCGTCGCATGCCGATTACCAGGCACAGTTAGGCCTGCCGGACAAAGCGATTATCGACAAAGAGATTGGCGAGGTGCTCACTACCAGCGATGACAGCGCGCGTCAGGCGCTGTACCGGGATATTCTCACCCGTTTGCACAACGACGCGGTTTATCTGCCCATCAGTTACATCTCGATGATGGTGGTGGCAAAACCGCAGCTCGGCACGATTCCGTTTGCCCCGATCGCCTCGGAGATCCCGTTTGATCAGATAACCCCGGACGCCGCGCCATGA
- the nikB gene encoding nickel ABC transporter permease subunit NikB codes for MSRFLLHRLLLLIPMIVAASVVIFLLLRLGAGDPAMDYLRLSNLPPTPEMIAATRIQLGLDQPLASQYLHWLWRALHLDFGISYATQRPVLDDVLHFLPATLQLAGAALALILLTSVPLGIWAARHRDGLPDFLVRAVAFLGVSMPNFWLAFLLVMFFSVHLQWLPAMGYGGWQHLILPAVSIAFMSLAINARLLRASMLEAAGQRHVTWARLRGLSDKQTERRHILRNASLPVITALGMHIGELIGGTMIIESIFAWPGIGRYAVSAIFNRDYPVIQCFTLVMVLVFVLCNLAVDLLSAALDPRIRHHEGAH; via the coding sequence ATGAGCCGCTTTTTACTGCACCGTCTGCTGCTGTTGATCCCGATGATCGTAGCCGCCTCGGTGGTGATTTTCCTGCTGCTGCGCCTTGGCGCCGGGGATCCGGCGATGGATTATCTGCGCCTGTCGAATCTGCCGCCAACACCGGAAATGATTGCCGCTACCCGCATTCAGCTGGGGCTGGATCAGCCGCTCGCCAGCCAATATCTGCACTGGCTGTGGCGCGCACTGCATCTTGATTTCGGCATTTCGTATGCCACGCAGCGCCCGGTGCTCGACGATGTGTTGCATTTTCTGCCCGCGACATTGCAACTCGCAGGCGCGGCGCTGGCGCTGATCCTGCTCACTTCCGTACCGCTTGGTATCTGGGCGGCGCGTCACCGCGATGGTCTGCCGGATTTTCTGGTACGCGCGGTGGCGTTTCTTGGCGTGTCGATGCCGAACTTCTGGCTGGCTTTTCTGCTGGTGATGTTTTTTTCTGTGCATTTGCAGTGGCTGCCTGCAATGGGCTACGGCGGCTGGCAGCACCTGATCCTGCCTGCGGTGTCGATTGCCTTTATGTCGCTGGCCATCAACGCCCGTCTGCTGCGCGCCAGCATGCTGGAAGCCGCCGGGCAACGCCACGTGACGTGGGCGCGGCTGCGCGGGTTAAGCGATAAGCAGACCGAGCGGCGGCATATTCTGCGTAACGCGTCTCTGCCGGTGATCACCGCGCTGGGGATGCATATCGGCGAGCTGATTGGCGGTACGATGATCATCGAAAGCATCTTCGCCTGGCCCGGTATTGGCCGCTATGCCGTATCGGCAATCTTCAATCGCGACTACCCGGTGATCCAGTGCTTTACGCTGGTGATGGTGCTGGTTTTTGTGCTGTGCAATCTGGCAGTCGATCTGCTGAGCGCAGCGCTCGATCCGCGCATTCGCCACCATGAAGGAGCGCACTGA
- the nikC gene encoding nickel ABC transporter permease subunit NikC yields the protein MHFIKTARWPVRFALLILLLLLVIALTCQWWTPYDPQAIDLPARLLPPGSQHWLGTDHLGRDIFSRLMAATRVSLGSVMMCLLLVLALGLSAGGCAGLLGGRVDQAIMRVADIFMTFPTSILSFFMVGVLGTGLTNVIIAIALSHWAWYARMVRSLVISLRSREYVLAARLSGASYLHVFRDHLAGAVVPSLLVLATLDIGHMMLHVAGMSFLGLGVTAPTPEWGVMINDARQYIWTQPLQMVWPGLALFISVMAFNLVGDALRDHLDPHLETEHAH from the coding sequence ATGCACTTTATAAAAACGGCCCGCTGGCCAGTGCGTTTCGCGCTGCTGATCCTGCTGTTACTGCTGGTGATTGCCCTGACCTGCCAGTGGTGGACGCCGTACGATCCGCAAGCCATCGATTTACCCGCGCGCCTGTTGCCGCCGGGCAGCCAGCACTGGCTCGGCACCGACCATCTGGGACGGGATATTTTCTCACGCTTAATGGCCGCCACACGGGTGTCGCTGGGGTCGGTGATGATGTGTCTGCTGCTGGTGCTGGCGCTTGGTTTAAGCGCAGGCGGCTGCGCCGGGCTGCTCGGCGGGCGCGTCGATCAGGCCATCATGCGCGTGGCGGATATCTTTATGACCTTTCCCACCTCGATCCTGTCGTTTTTTATGGTCGGCGTGCTTGGGACAGGGCTGACTAACGTGATTATTGCCATCGCGCTTTCACACTGGGCCTGGTATGCGCGCATGGTGCGCAGCCTGGTGATCTCCTTGCGTAGCCGCGAGTACGTGCTGGCGGCGCGTTTAAGTGGCGCGAGTTATCTGCATGTGTTTCGCGATCATCTGGCGGGAGCGGTAGTGCCTTCGCTGCTGGTACTGGCGACGCTGGATATCGGCCATATGATGCTGCACGTCGCCGGGATGTCGTTCCTCGGGCTTGGCGTCACCGCGCCAACACCGGAATGGGGCGTGATGATTAACGACGCCCGGCAATATATCTGGACGCAGCCACTGCAGATGGTCTGGCCGGGGCTGGCGCTGTTTATCAGCGTGATGGCGTTTAATCTGGTGGGCGACGCGCTGCGCGACCATCTCGATCCCCACCTGGAAACGGAGCACGCCCACTGA
- the nikD gene encoding nickel import ATP-binding protein NikD: protein MPAQLSLQNITLHAERPLVQEVSLTLQRGRVLALVGGSGSGKSLTCAAALGVLPAGVRQTAGRLLADNQPITPQALRGSTVATIMQNPRSAFNPLRTMTAHARETCLALGKPADNATLIAALQDVGLEDAERVLTLYPFEMSGGMLQRMMIAMALLSNAPFIVADEPTTDLDVVAQARILDLLAQIMRERQPGMLLVTHDMGVVARLADDVAVMDNGRIIEQGAVETLFSTPQQAVTRELVAAHLALYGLELAQ from the coding sequence ATGCCTGCACAACTGAGCCTGCAAAATATCACCCTGCACGCGGAACGCCCGCTGGTACAGGAGGTGTCGTTAACCCTGCAACGCGGGCGCGTGCTGGCGCTGGTAGGCGGTAGCGGCAGTGGCAAATCATTAACCTGTGCGGCGGCGCTCGGCGTGCTGCCTGCTGGCGTACGGCAAACGGCCGGTCGGCTGCTGGCCGATAATCAGCCCATCACACCGCAAGCACTGCGTGGTTCGACGGTTGCCACCATTATGCAAAACCCGCGCAGCGCGTTTAACCCGCTGCGCACCATGACCGCTCATGCACGGGAAACCTGCCTGGCTCTCGGTAAACCCGCCGATAACGCCACACTGATCGCGGCATTGCAGGATGTCGGGCTGGAGGACGCCGAACGTGTGCTCACGCTTTACCCGTTCGAGATGAGCGGCGGCATGTTGCAACGCATGATGATCGCCATGGCGCTGCTGAGCAATGCGCCGTTTATCGTCGCCGATGAACCGACGACCGATCTCGACGTGGTGGCGCAGGCACGCATTCTCGATTTGCTGGCGCAGATTATGCGCGAACGTCAGCCCGGCATGCTGCTGGTTACGCACGATATGGGCGTGGTAGCGCGGCTGGCGGATGATGTCGCGGTAATGGACAACGGGCGCATTATCGAACAGGGCGCGGTGGAAACCCTGTTCAGTACCCCACAACAGGCAGTGACCCGCGAATTAGTCGCGGCCCACCTGGCGCTGTATGGACTGGAGCTGGCGCAATGA
- the nikE gene encoding nickel import ATP-binding protein NikE, with amino-acid sequence MNLLDVRGVSHTYHQRPVLDNISFQLKSGETVALLGRSGCGKSTLARLLVGLESPDEGEVRWQGTPLKQLNARARQAFRRDIQMVFQDPVSAVNPRKTVRDILREPLRHLLSLPNSEQQARIQQLLEDVELDTSLLDKRPPQLSGGQLQRVCLARALAVEPTLLILDEAVSSLDLVLQAGVIRLLQRLQQRSGVACLFITHDLRLVERFCQRVLVMESGALVETLDVTSPLRLRSPAGQALQQAVLPAFPLSLQRTQPCNA; translated from the coding sequence ATGAACCTTCTTGATGTGCGCGGTGTGTCGCACACCTACCACCAGCGACCGGTGCTGGACAATATCTCTTTTCAGTTAAAAAGCGGGGAAACCGTGGCGCTGCTCGGGCGCAGCGGCTGCGGGAAAAGCACGCTGGCGCGGCTGCTGGTAGGGCTGGAATCGCCAGACGAAGGCGAAGTGCGCTGGCAGGGTACGCCGTTGAAGCAGCTTAACGCCCGCGCCCGCCAGGCGTTTCGCCGCGATATCCAGATGGTGTTTCAGGATCCGGTCAGCGCGGTGAACCCGCGTAAAACCGTGCGCGATATTCTGCGTGAACCGCTGCGCCATCTGTTATCACTGCCCAACAGCGAGCAGCAGGCACGTATCCAACAATTGCTGGAAGATGTCGAGCTGGATACCTCTCTGCTCGATAAACGCCCTCCGCAATTGAGCGGTGGGCAGTTGCAGCGCGTTTGCCTGGCGCGCGCGCTGGCGGTGGAACCCACGCTATTGATTCTGGATGAAGCGGTTTCCAGCCTGGATTTAGTGCTGCAAGCGGGCGTTATCCGACTCTTACAGCGGTTACAACAGCGTTCCGGCGTGGCTTGTCTGTTTATCACCCATGATTTGCGGCTGGTGGAGCGCTTTTGCCAGCGCGTGCTGGTGATGGAGAGCGGCGCGCTGGTGGAAACGCTCGACGTCACTTCACCGCTGCGCTTGCGTTCACCGGCAGGCCAGGCGCTGCAGCAGGCGGTGCTGCCCGCCTTCCCCCTCTCATTACAAAGGACACAACCATGCAACGCGTGA
- the nikR gene encoding nickel-responsive transcriptional regulator NikR, with protein sequence MQRVTITLDDDLLDTLDNLSARRGYNNRSEALRDILRGALAQESEQNNEQQGYAVLSYVYEHEKRDLASRIVATQHHHHDLSVATLHVHISHDDCLEIAVLKGKMGDVQHFADDVIAQRGVRHGHLQCLAAEE encoded by the coding sequence ATGCAACGCGTGACCATAACACTGGATGATGACCTGCTCGATACGCTGGACAACCTTAGCGCACGGCGCGGTTACAACAACCGTTCGGAAGCGCTGCGGGATATTTTGCGCGGCGCGCTGGCACAGGAGTCCGAGCAAAACAATGAACAGCAGGGTTACGCGGTGCTGTCGTATGTGTATGAACATGAGAAGCGCGACCTGGCGAGCCGCATTGTCGCCACGCAACACCATCATCACGACTTATCTGTCGCCACGCTGCACGTGCATATCAGCCACGACGACTGCCTCGAAATCGCCGTGCTGAAAGGCAAAATGGGCGATGTGCAGCACTTCGCCGATGACGTTATCGCCCAGCGCGGCGTGCGTCATGGCCATTTACAGTGTCTCGCCGCCGAAGAGTAA
- a CDS encoding SDR family oxidoreductase: MKISLDGKVALVSASTGGIGFAIAKGLAESGAEVILNGRSEGSVNEAKAALEKQVPGAKLRTAVADLGTAQGVETLLKASGEVDILVNNAGIYGPQDFYATDDATWENYWQTNVMSGVRLSRSLLPAMVKKGWGRVVFISSESALNIPADMIHYGVTKTAQLSLARGLAKFVAGSGVTVNSVLPGPTMSDGFAGMMKEEMEKTGKSLETLAKEFVMANRPSSVIQRAATVEEVANMVVYVCSKQASATSGAALRVDGGVVDDIV; the protein is encoded by the coding sequence ATGAAAATCTCACTCGACGGTAAAGTCGCGCTGGTCAGCGCTTCAACGGGCGGTATTGGTTTTGCCATTGCTAAAGGGCTGGCAGAAAGCGGCGCGGAAGTGATCCTTAACGGGCGCAGCGAAGGTTCGGTGAATGAGGCAAAAGCGGCGCTGGAAAAACAGGTGCCGGGTGCGAAGCTGCGTACCGCCGTTGCCGATCTCGGCACAGCGCAGGGCGTGGAAACGCTGCTGAAAGCGAGCGGCGAGGTCGATATTCTGGTGAATAACGCCGGGATTTACGGCCCGCAGGATTTTTACGCCACCGACGATGCGACCTGGGAAAATTACTGGCAAACCAATGTGATGTCTGGCGTGCGCCTCTCGCGTTCGCTGCTGCCCGCAATGGTGAAAAAAGGCTGGGGGCGCGTGGTGTTTATCTCTTCTGAATCGGCGCTGAATATCCCGGCGGATATGATCCATTACGGCGTGACGAAAACCGCGCAGCTTTCGCTGGCACGCGGGCTGGCGAAATTTGTCGCCGGCAGCGGCGTCACTGTTAACAGCGTACTGCCCGGACCAACCATGTCAGACGGTTTTGCCGGCATGATGAAAGAAGAGATGGAAAAGACCGGGAAATCGCTGGAAACGCTGGCGAAAGAGTTTGTGATGGCCAATCGCCCGAGTTCAGTTATCCAGCGCGCCGCCACCGTGGAAGAGGTGGCGAATATGGTGGTCTATGTCTGTTCGAAACAGGCTTCCGCCACCTCCGGCGCAGCGCTGCGCGTGGACGGCGGCGTGGTGGATGATATCGTTTGA